From the Nocardiopsis changdeensis genome, one window contains:
- a CDS encoding winged helix-turn-helix transcriptional regulator has product MAIRSYGQFCGLARALETVGERWTLLIVRNLLSGPQRYTDLRKGLPSIPTNILSARLKQLEEADVVTRRALPHPERAVVYELTEYGRELEPALIALGRWGASTMTGPRAGEVVTAESVAMAFRTTYRPEAAGKATVGYEVRMGDFTIRLQINEGVLTAAIGPHPSPDLVIERVSEQGIHAMMTGARTPEQALADGSVRVEGDTALLPGFVETFRF; this is encoded by the coding sequence ATGGCGATTCGTAGCTACGGACAGTTCTGCGGCCTGGCCCGCGCGCTGGAGACGGTCGGCGAACGCTGGACGCTGCTGATCGTCCGCAACCTGCTGTCGGGGCCCCAGCGCTACACCGACCTGCGCAAAGGCCTGCCGTCCATCCCGACCAACATCCTGTCGGCGCGCCTCAAACAGCTCGAGGAGGCGGACGTGGTCACCCGCCGCGCGCTGCCCCACCCCGAGCGCGCCGTCGTCTACGAGCTCACCGAGTACGGGCGCGAACTCGAACCGGCGCTGATCGCGCTCGGCCGCTGGGGCGCCTCCACGATGACCGGGCCCCGCGCCGGCGAGGTCGTCACCGCCGAGTCGGTGGCCATGGCCTTCCGCACCACCTACCGGCCGGAAGCCGCCGGGAAGGCCACCGTCGGCTACGAGGTCCGCATGGGCGACTTCACCATCCGCCTACAGATCAACGAAGGGGTCCTGACCGCCGCCATCGGGCCGCACCCGTCCCCGGACCTCGTCATCGAGAGGGTCTCCGAACAGGGGATCCACGCCATGATGACCGGCGCCAGGACCCCGGAGCAGGCACTGGCCGACGGCAGCGTGCGCGTGGAGGGCGACACCGCCCTCCTCCCGGGCTTCGTGGAGACCTTCCGCTTCTGA
- a CDS encoding dihydrofolate reductase family protein, which translates to MAARKIAAGLFVSLDGVVEAPETWHFPYLSAEMQAAVGGMYAEADTLLLGRATYEAFAAVWPHQSGEMAEAINGIRKLVASTTLTGVDWAGAELIGGNVLAAVKELAERPGGTVTVAGSISLVRALLGAGLLDELRLLVHPLVVGTGRRLFPEGAAPVPLDLIRSAVLPNGVLDLTYRAA; encoded by the coding sequence ATGGCGGCGCGCAAGATCGCGGCAGGGCTGTTCGTCTCGCTGGACGGTGTGGTGGAGGCACCCGAGACGTGGCACTTCCCCTACCTGAGCGCGGAGATGCAGGCGGCGGTGGGCGGGATGTACGCCGAGGCCGACACCCTGCTGCTGGGGAGGGCCACCTACGAGGCCTTCGCCGCCGTGTGGCCGCACCAGAGCGGGGAGATGGCCGAGGCGATCAACGGCATCCGCAAGCTGGTGGCCTCCACCACCCTCACCGGGGTCGACTGGGCGGGCGCGGAACTCATCGGGGGCAATGTGCTCGCCGCAGTGAAGGAGCTCGCGGAGCGGCCCGGCGGCACGGTCACGGTGGCGGGGAGCATCAGCCTGGTGCGCGCCCTGCTCGGGGCCGGCCTCCTGGACGAGCTGCGCCTGCTGGTCCACCCCCTGGTGGTCGGCACCGGACGGCGCCTCTTCCCCGAGGGCGCCGCCCCCGTGCCCTTGGACCTGATCCGGTCGGCCGTCCTGCCCAACGGCGTGCTCGACCTGACCTACCGTGCCGCCTGA
- a CDS encoding alpha/beta fold hydrolase — protein sequence MNDIQTQGRTGTLQVPGASLHYEVRGTGPLLLMIPGAPADAGALAGLAACLADRYTVVTYDQRGLSRSTLTGPPADTDVTVFGEDAHRLITALGDGPAYVLGNSGGALTALELAARHPEQVRALVVHEPPLPELLSDRDHWRTVFRHVHETYLAHGAGAAMGEFITTVDGPDSAPPAMPDPSQMPPEALEMMGRIQGNLDHFLSHVLLPVLRFTPDVAALRSGPVPVTVGIGKASGEGVPVLSSRVLAERLGVEPLTFPGDHQGLATDAPACVELVHAALA from the coding sequence ATGAACGACATCCAGACCCAGGGCCGGACCGGCACCCTCCAGGTCCCCGGTGCGAGCCTGCACTACGAGGTCCGGGGGACCGGGCCGCTGCTGCTGATGATCCCCGGCGCGCCCGCCGACGCCGGAGCGCTGGCCGGGCTGGCGGCCTGCCTGGCCGACCGCTACACCGTCGTCACCTATGACCAGCGCGGCCTGTCGCGCAGCACCCTCACCGGACCGCCCGCCGACACGGACGTCACGGTCTTCGGCGAGGACGCCCACCGCCTGATCACCGCCCTGGGCGACGGTCCGGCCTACGTGCTGGGCAACAGCGGCGGCGCGCTCACCGCCCTGGAGCTGGCCGCCCGCCACCCCGAACAGGTCCGCGCCCTGGTGGTGCACGAGCCGCCGCTCCCCGAGCTGCTGTCCGACCGCGACCACTGGCGGACGGTGTTCCGGCACGTGCACGAGACCTACCTCGCCCACGGCGCGGGTGCGGCGATGGGCGAGTTCATCACCACCGTGGACGGCCCCGACAGCGCGCCTCCCGCGATGCCCGACCCCTCGCAGATGCCGCCCGAGGCGCTGGAGATGATGGGCCGTATCCAGGGGAACCTCGACCACTTCCTGTCCCACGTCCTGCTGCCGGTGCTGCGCTTCACCCCCGACGTCGCGGCGCTGCGCTCCGGCCCGGTCCCCGTCACCGTCGGCATTGGGAAGGCCTCGGGCGAGGGCGTCCCCGTCCTCTCCTCGCGGGTGCTGGCCGAGCGGCTCGGCGTCGAGCCGCTCACCTTCCCAGGCGACCACCAGGGTCTGGCGACCGATGCCCCCGCCTGCGTGGAGCTCGTCCACGCGGCCCTGGCCTGA